The Daucus carota subsp. sativus chromosome 2, DH1 v3.0, whole genome shotgun sequence genome includes a window with the following:
- the LOC108205810 gene encoding phosphatidylinositol 4-phosphate 5-kinase 6, which translates to MFQPRKPLTIQIPQDVDHDPLPPQQIHIKINKPLISTPHKRSPSTISSPHHHHHHFKNTIISPKSTSLLSSFSLVETLLATKTLALRLATHSCSCCCSHCLLKLPLRISFVLFLLPSLFFFSSNHYFAFLLHFLSVVLFSIVIFILLNVYTPIPLLLARSFPLKLSSLASTPPKRLSSPVVWSIGSKPKSEKRPDTASWVQVHKNGDVYEGEFYKGKCSGSGVYYYNMSGRYEGDWIDDKYDGYGVETWAKGSRYRGQYRQGLRHGFGVYRFYTGDVYAGEWCNGQSHGCGAHTCEDGSRYIGEFKWGVKHGLGSYHFRNGDVYAGEYFADKMHGFGVYRFAHGHRYEGGWHEGRKQGLGLYTFRNGETQSGHWENGVLNISSTAGSPPGSPSTVSDSRVFNAVQEARVVAEKAATAAKVEEKVNIAVAAANKAATAARVAAVRAVQNQMRPQNGNVDITVPVIRGNNDNRKQKYAV; encoded by the exons ATGTTTCAACCCAGAAAACCCCTGACTATTCAAATCCCACAAGATGTTGATCATGATCCACTTCCACCCCAACAAATCCACATCAAAATCAACAAGCCACTTATTTCAACACCCCACAAAAGATCTCCTTCAACTATTTCTTCTCCTCATCACCATCACCATCATTTTAAAAACACCATCATCTCTCCCAAATCCACTTCTCTTCTATCTTCTTTTTCACTTGTTGAAACCCTTTTAGCTACAAAGACTCTAGCTTTAAGGCTTGCAACTCACTCCTGTTCTTGTTGTTGCTCTCACTGTCTTCTTAAGCTTCCTCTAAGGATTTCCTTTGTTCTTTTTCTCCTGCCTTCACTTTTTTTCTTCTCTTCAAACCATTACTTTGCCTTCTTGCTTCATTTTCTATCTGTAGTACTCTTCTcaattgtaatttttattttacttaatGTTTATACTCCCATCCCATTACTTCTTGCTAGGTCTTTTCCTCTAAAGTTGTCATCTTTAGCTTCAACTCCACCTAAGAGGCTTAGCTCACCAGTTGTTTGGTCAATTGGGTCGAAACCCAAATCGGAGAAAAGGCCAGACACAGCTTCTTGGGTACAAGTTCATAAGAATGGGGATGTTTATGAGGGTGAATTTTACAAAGGCAAGTGTTCTGGAAGTGGGGTTTATTACTATAACATGAGTGGGAGGTATGAGGGTGACTGGATTGATGATAAGTATGATGGATATGGTGTCGAAACTTGGGCAAAAGGGAGTCGGTATAGGGGGCAATACAGGCAGGGTTTGAGACATGGATTTGGGGTGTATAGGTTTTACACTGGGGATGTGTATGCCGGGGAGTGGTGTAATGGGCAGAGCCATGGGTGTGGAGCTCATACTTGTGAAGATGGGAGTCGTTATATCGGGGAATTCAAATGGGGTGTCAAACATGGATTAGGCAGTTACCATTTCAG AAACGGGGATGTATACGCTGGAGAATATTTTGCAGACAAAATGCATGGCTTTGGAGTTTACAGATTTGCACATGGACATCGATATGAAGGAGGCTGGCACGAGGGGAGAAAGCAAGGGCTTGGCTTGTACACTTTCAGAAATGGGGAGACTCAATCAGGTCATTGGGAAAATGGAGTTCTCAACATTTCAAGCACTGCAGGATCTCCTCCTGGATCTCCTTCCACCGTCAGTGATTCAAGAGTTTTTAATGCAGTTCAg GAAGCAAGAGTTGTTGCTGAAAAAGCAGCTACTGCCGCAAAGGTCGAGGAAAAGGTAAACATAGCTGTTGCTGCAGCCAACAAAGCAGCCACCGCAGCAAGAGTAGCAGCTGTAAGGGCGGTCCAAAACCAAATGCGGCCGCAAAACGGCAATGTGGATATAACAGTCCCAGTTATACGAGGAAACAATGATAATAGAAAACAGAAATATGCTGTCTAA
- the LOC108206841 gene encoding large ribosomal subunit protein eL43, giving the protein MTKRTKKAGIVGKYGTRYGASLRKQIKKMEVSQHSRYFCEFCGKYAVKRKAVGIWGCKDCGKVKAGGAYTLNTAAAVTVRSTIRRLREQTES; this is encoded by the exons ATG ACCAAGAGGACTAAGAAGGCTGGTATTGTTGGCAAGTATG GTACCCGTTATGGTGCCAGTCTGAGGAAGCAAATCAAAAAGATGGAAGTATCACAGCACAGCAGATACTTCTGTGAATTTTGTGGCAAG TATGCAGTGAAGAGAAAGGCAGTTGGAATATGGGGTTGCAAGGACTGTGGCAAAGTCAAAGCTGGGGGTGCATACACCTTGAA CACCGCTGCTGCTGTGACAGTTCGGAGCACAATTAGGCGGTTGAGGGAGCAAACTGAGAGTTGA